The following coding sequences lie in one Bacillus sp. FJAT-45350 genomic window:
- a CDS encoding recombinase family protein, whose translation MRKIGYVRVSSVGQNPARQIQQLKEIGMDIIYEEKISGATKEREQLQKMLGDIQEGDTIYITDLTRITRSTQDLFELIEIIRNKNANLKSLKDTWIDLSEENPYSQFLITVMAGVNQLERDLIRMRQREGIELAKIEGKFKGRLKKYHKNHAGMNYAIKLYNEGNMTVNQICEITNVSRASLYRKLTEEKN comes from the coding sequence ATGAGGAAAATTGGATATGTTCGAGTAAGTTCTGTAGGTCAAAATCCTGCCCGACAAATTCAGCAATTAAAAGAAATTGGGATGGATATTATATATGAAGAAAAAATATCTGGTGCAACAAAGGAACGAGAACAATTGCAAAAAATGCTTGGGGATATACAGGAAGGTGACACCATTTATATTACCGATTTAACAAGAATCACTCGTAGCACACAAGATTTGTTTGAATTGATTGAAATCATACGAAATAAAAATGCTAACCTAAAGTCACTTAAAGATACATGGATCGACTTGTCAGAAGAAAATCCTTACAGCCAATTCTTAATTACTGTCATGGCTGGCGTTAACCAATTAGAAAGAGACCTTATTCGTATGCGTCAACGGGAAGGTATTGAACTAGCAAAAATAGAAGGAAAGTTTAAAGGACGATTAAAAAAATATCATAAGAACCATGCAGGGATGAACTATGCAATAAAGTTGTATAATGAGGGGAATATGACAGTAAATCAAATATGTGAGATCACAAATGTATCTAGGGCTTCACTATATAGAAAATTAACAGAAGAGAAAAATTAA
- a CDS encoding IS3 family transposase (programmed frameshift), with translation MTKRKRRSFTKEFKEQIVQLYASGKPRSEIIKEYELTASSFDKWVQQNQASGSFEEKDNRTPEQEELLRLRKENQRLAMENDIFKASRADHGTKVDVIRNNLHKYSVSAMCNVLQLPRSTYYYEAKKRENPDEEVTKLIVDLFNRSRQIYGQRKLKKELEKQGLQVSRRRISRIMKEQGLVSKYTVAQFKPSKTKCNESPIGNALNREFNQEKELKVVVSDLTYVRVQQKWHYICILVDLYNREIIGYSAGPQKDAALVQRAFAKVPYNLHRLELFHTDRGSEFKNKLIDEALKTFGIERSLSNKGTPYDNAVAEATFKVIKTEFVNGRVFSNQPELDLELFDYVHWYNHVRIHGSLDYVTPIEFKSVHL, from the exons ATGACAAAACGTAAGCGCCGATCATTTACGAAAGAATTCAAAGAACAAATCGTCCAATTATATGCTTCTGGTAAACCTCGTTCGGAAATTATTAAAGAATACGAATTGACGGCTTCTTCCTTTGACAAATGGGTTCAACAAAACCAGGCAAGTGGTTCCTTTGAAGAAAAGGACAATCGAACGCCAGAACAAGAAGAACTACTTCGACTTCGAAAAGAAAACCAACGCCTCGCTATGGAAAATGACATTT TTAAAGCAAGCCGCGCTGATCATGGGACGAAAGTAGATGTGATCCGTAATAACCTTCACAAATACTCGGTATCAGCAATGTGTAACGTCCTACAACTTCCTCGAAGTACGTATTATTATGAAGCAAAGAAACGAGAGAACCCTGACGAAGAGGTAACGAAGCTCATCGTTGACCTTTTCAATAGAAGCCGCCAAATTTATGGACAACGTAAATTAAAGAAAGAACTAGAAAAGCAAGGGTTGCAAGTCTCTCGTCGGCGTATTAGTCGGATTATGAAGGAACAAGGACTGGTATCCAAATACACAGTGGCTCAGTTTAAACCATCGAAAACAAAGTGTAATGAATCTCCTATCGGCAATGCCTTAAATCGAGAATTTAACCAAGAAAAAGAACTCAAAGTCGTAGTGAGTGACTTGACTTACGTTCGAGTTCAGCAAAAGTGGCATTACATCTGTATTTTAGTAGATTTATATAACCGTGAAATTATTGGATATAGTGCTGGTCCTCAAAAAGACGCAGCCTTAGTTCAGCGTGCCTTCGCAAAAGTTCCATACAACCTTCATCGTCTTGAATTATTTCACACGGATCGGGGCAGTGAATTTAAGAACAAACTTATTGATGAAGCACTAAAAACCTTTGGAATTGAACGTTCTTTAAGCAACAAAGGAACCCCCTATGACAACGCTGTAGCGGAGGCAACCTTTAAAGTTATTAAAACTGAGTTTGTGAATGGTAGAGTATTCTCTAACCAACCCGAACTTGACCTTGAACTTTTTGATTATGTTCATTGGTATAACCATGTTCGTATCCATGGTTCACTAGATTATGTTACACCTATCGAATTCAAGTCAGTACACCTTTAA
- the sda gene encoding sporulation histidine kinase inhibitor Sda produces the protein MSDIHDLLLVESYEKAVKLSQIDKYFILLLKKELERRGIQL, from the coding sequence ATGTCTGACATTCATGATTTATTGTTAGTTGAAAGTTACGAAAAAGCAGTAAAGTTAAGCCAGATAGATAAATATTTTATTTTATTACTCAAAAAGGAATTGGAGAGAAGAGGAATTCAGTTATAG
- a CDS encoding ParA family protein: MAITITMGIQKGGCGKSTTTGALAHLLSRDGYRVLAVDLDSQGNLTELLAQQPSNEFVNRSVLEAMQENDAAKYIYSINENIDLLPANNFLATFQRWLYTGKTYSGDYLPYSGNPSLVLDKVLEPLQDQYDYIVVDTAPSLSEQTTNALCISDYVVVMYECSNWCYSAIPNFLDSVYVAQELSKHDLQIAGILRTMNDVRRSDAKAFNEMIEEDYPELVFKTVITRKAPTGRLSLYGFEDNSELRQALDQYESFYKELLERVKN, translated from the coding sequence ATGGCAATTACGATAACGATGGGAATTCAGAAGGGCGGATGTGGTAAGAGTACTACTACTGGGGCTCTAGCTCATCTGTTAAGTCGAGATGGGTATCGAGTGTTGGCTGTAGATCTAGACTCTCAAGGAAACTTGACCGAACTTCTTGCTCAGCAACCCTCAAATGAATTTGTTAATCGTTCGGTCCTTGAAGCGATGCAAGAGAATGATGCAGCAAAGTACATTTACTCTATTAATGAAAATATAGACTTGCTACCGGCTAATAACTTCCTTGCAACATTCCAGCGTTGGTTATATACGGGGAAAACCTATAGTGGTGATTATTTACCTTATTCGGGGAATCCTAGTCTTGTATTAGATAAGGTATTAGAGCCGCTTCAAGATCAGTATGATTATATAGTTGTAGATACTGCACCAAGTTTAAGTGAGCAGACAACGAATGCACTTTGCATCAGCGATTACGTTGTTGTAATGTATGAATGCTCGAATTGGTGCTACTCAGCAATCCCTAACTTTTTAGACTCAGTATATGTAGCACAGGAATTAAGTAAACATGATTTACAGATAGCTGGAATTCTAAGAACAATGAATGATGTTCGTCGCAGTGATGCAAAGGCATTCAACGAAATGATCGAAGAAGACTACCCAGAGCTTGTATTCAAAACAGTGATTACAAGAAAAGCTCCAACAGGGAGACTTTCACTCTATGGATTTGAAGACAATAGTGAATTAAGGCAAGCGTTAGATCAATATGAAAGCTTTTATAAGGAGTTGTTAGAACGTGTCAAGAATTGA
- a CDS encoding GlcG/HbpS family heme-binding protein, which yields MSKKMKSILTHVAITSALDAAVQKADELGIKVCIAIVDDGGNLKGFIKMDGANLIPSQIAQDKAYTAAGFGLPTSDWYPKIKDKPALLHGIVHTDRMTIYGGGLPIYIEEDLVGGVGVSGGTGEQDIMCAEAALNILLNDK from the coding sequence ATGTCAAAAAAAATGAAAAGTATCCTTACGCATGTTGCAATAACCTCAGCACTTGATGCAGCTGTACAAAAAGCAGACGAGTTAGGAATAAAAGTCTGTATAGCTATTGTTGATGATGGAGGAAACCTTAAAGGTTTTATTAAAATGGACGGTGCAAATTTAATACCTAGCCAAATTGCACAAGATAAAGCCTACACAGCTGCTGGTTTTGGACTACCGACATCTGATTGGTATCCAAAAATTAAAGACAAACCAGCTTTGTTACATGGGATTGTTCATACTGATCGAATGACTATTTACGGTGGAGGCCTACCCATTTACATAGAAGAAGATTTAGTTGGTGGAGTAGGTGTTTCAGGAGGAACAGGCGAGCAAGATATTATGTGTGCCGAAGCAGCACTAAATATACTGTTAAACGATAAATAA
- a CDS encoding ABC transporter substrate-binding protein, whose translation MKNNLLLCCITALLAIILIGCSSSGSSSSSSESTGGSETSEENSPVEIRFGGGYAAEEPFWLLEIADDTLAPNLGKTYTLDVSQFRANADRLNAYQAGQLDGGSLGQAASMIASEQGVEMKVVAGLTKDTPNEGFNNAFMALADSDINSVEDLKGKTIGLSDFRAPADFWARNALRSAGLEPDRDVSYAITPIPAMTEAVKAGRIDVGLFPQPFAAAAEASGEFKIVFTSKTGVPVDEDFLVIFLNPTFIEENESAVRDFLADYTAVVEYYMENGEEARQMLIDAGKVDADPEIYVGMTDSNRSAYLEVDAWPEIQQMMLKDGWLSSEVDLDELIDISLLP comes from the coding sequence ATGAAAAATAACTTATTACTTTGCTGTATTACGGCATTACTAGCTATTATTTTAATTGGTTGCTCAAGTTCTGGTTCAAGTTCAAGTTCTAGTGAATCAACCGGAGGCAGTGAAACTTCTGAAGAGAACAGTCCTGTAGAAATTCGATTTGGAGGTGGCTACGCTGCTGAGGAACCGTTTTGGTTACTTGAAATTGCCGATGATACTTTAGCTCCAAATTTAGGTAAAACGTACACATTAGATGTTTCACAGTTTAGAGCAAATGCGGATCGTTTAAACGCTTACCAAGCCGGTCAACTAGATGGGGGTTCGTTAGGTCAAGCCGCTTCTATGATTGCTAGTGAACAAGGCGTTGAAATGAAAGTAGTAGCAGGTCTTACAAAAGATACACCAAATGAAGGATTTAATAATGCTTTCATGGCTTTAGCTGATTCAGATATTAATAGTGTTGAAGACTTGAAAGGAAAAACAATTGGTTTATCTGACTTTAGAGCACCAGCAGATTTCTGGGCTAGAAATGCACTTCGTTCTGCTGGGTTAGAACCTGATAGAGATGTAAGTTATGCAATTACTCCTATTCCAGCAATGACCGAAGCTGTTAAAGCAGGTCGAATTGATGTTGGTCTGTTCCCTCAGCCTTTTGCAGCAGCAGCTGAAGCATCTGGCGAGTTCAAAATCGTATTTACATCAAAAACAGGTGTTCCAGTTGATGAAGATTTCTTAGTAATCTTCTTAAATCCAACATTTATTGAGGAAAATGAAAGTGCGGTACGAGATTTCTTAGCAGATTACACAGCAGTAGTAGAGTATTACATGGAAAATGGTGAAGAAGCAAGACAAATGCTAATTGATGCAGGCAAAGTAGACGCGGATCCGGAAATTTACGTAGGCATGACAGATAGCAATCGTTCAGCATATTTAGAAGTAGATGCTTGGCCAGAAATCCAACAAATGATGCTGAAAGATGGTTGGCTTTCATCAGAAGTAGACCTTGATGAATTAATTGATATATCTCTATTACCTTAA
- a CDS encoding ABC transporter ATP-binding protein, which produces MATKIPAIQIENLRKVYTSKKEEVLAIKDISLDIPEGKFVSIVGPSGCGKSTFLHIVGGFIPKTSGTVRIRGKEVEKPGPDRGMMFQESALFPWKNIFDNVAWGLEIQGRPKAEVKEVVERYLKLVHLWDFRDHLPSQLSGGMKQRVSLARVLAFNPDVLLMDEPFGALDAQTREEMQVELQRIWSESKKSVLFVTHDIEEAVFLSDFVVVLSGRPGEISEIIDIKFERPRDLSLYKSAEFRDYRNHIWDLLHEERRTPDVTIPEAANG; this is translated from the coding sequence ATGGCAACTAAAATACCAGCAATACAGATTGAAAATTTACGAAAAGTGTATACTTCAAAAAAAGAAGAAGTACTTGCTATTAAAGATATTAGTTTAGATATCCCTGAGGGAAAGTTTGTAAGTATTGTCGGTCCAAGTGGATGTGGAAAAAGTACATTCTTACACATTGTTGGTGGTTTTATCCCTAAAACATCTGGAACAGTTCGTATTAGAGGAAAAGAAGTAGAAAAGCCAGGTCCCGATCGTGGGATGATGTTTCAAGAATCTGCCCTGTTCCCTTGGAAAAACATATTTGATAACGTTGCATGGGGTCTAGAAATTCAAGGAAGACCAAAGGCCGAAGTTAAGGAAGTAGTAGAGCGTTATTTAAAACTCGTTCACTTATGGGACTTCAGAGATCATTTGCCTTCTCAGCTTTCAGGTGGGATGAAACAAAGGGTTTCTCTAGCGCGAGTATTGGCATTTAACCCAGATGTACTACTAATGGATGAACCATTTGGTGCGTTGGATGCCCAAACAAGAGAAGAAATGCAAGTTGAATTACAAAGAATTTGGAGCGAATCTAAAAAGAGTGTTCTATTTGTCACACATGATATTGAGGAAGCTGTTTTCTTAAGTGATTTCGTTGTTGTTTTATCAGGAAGACCAGGTGAAATTTCAGAAATCATTGATATTAAATTTGAAAGACCACGTGATTTAAGCTTATACAAATCAGCTGAATTTAGAGATTATCGCAATCATATTTGGGATTTATTACATGAGGAGCGCCGCACTCCAGATGTTACCATCCCGGAGGCTGCCAATGGATAA
- a CDS encoding ABC transporter permease codes for MDKKFQKIAIIEVSVILIVWELLAFFQWIPTYLSSPSIILGTMWELMKTGDIFSHAGSSLYRSFFGFLIVATVGVTFGIVAGYYRKIGDFFDPIINAINPIPKIALLPILMVWFGMSDFTRILIIFLTAFFPTFVATRDGVRSVKQVFLWARENMGANRFQLLYKVAFPATLPKIFDGLRVSLGLTFVMMFSSEIIGASNGSGLGFLILNADLVGRTDIMFAAVAFIGMLGFIFDRILLKVRSRVLWWDEDGKKV; via the coding sequence ATGGATAAAAAATTTCAAAAAATCGCAATTATTGAAGTTAGTGTTATTTTAATTGTTTGGGAGCTGTTGGCGTTTTTTCAATGGATCCCAACCTATCTTTCTAGTCCATCAATTATCTTAGGTACCATGTGGGAGTTAATGAAAACAGGGGACATTTTTAGCCATGCGGGCTCAAGCCTTTATCGTTCATTCTTTGGTTTTTTGATTGTAGCAACAGTTGGGGTAACTTTTGGTATCGTAGCGGGTTACTATCGTAAAATCGGTGACTTCTTTGATCCAATTATCAATGCAATCAATCCGATTCCTAAAATCGCCTTGTTACCTATACTTATGGTTTGGTTTGGAATGTCAGATTTTACACGAATCCTTATTATTTTTCTAACGGCATTTTTCCCAACCTTTGTTGCAACGAGAGATGGGGTTCGCTCAGTTAAACAAGTCTTTTTATGGGCAAGGGAAAATATGGGGGCTAATCGCTTTCAACTTCTTTATAAAGTGGCCTTTCCGGCGACACTTCCGAAAATATTCGATGGTTTAAGGGTATCTCTTGGACTGACATTTGTCATGATGTTCTCATCTGAAATTATCGGTGCCTCTAATGGTTCAGGTCTTGGGTTTTTAATTTTAAATGCTGATCTGGTAGGAAGAACAGATATCATGTTTGCTGCTGTGGCTTTTATAGGAATGTTGGGCTTTATATTTGATCGCATTTTATTAAAGGTTCGTAGTAGAGTGCTTTGGTGGGATGAAGATGGAAAGAAAGTCTAA
- a CDS encoding ABC transporter permease — translation MTKKLVKKLFKYQSLILFFVLWELIALSGMINERLFPSFLTVLGVAFETMTQGMFWDNLSVTMYRVIVGFLIAAVIGVPLGLMMSRYNLLNSLMQPMLSISYPIPRVALYPILVFILGIGSGSKILLIALECLFPIVISTYYGALRVNHLYVWAAQNMGANDRKMFWKVLLPATIPSIFTGFRIAVPLALIIAVLTEMISSTKGMGYMLSFMSSTLVQENVLAIVLLIGTVGYLLSACLDLIQHKFVFWK, via the coding sequence ATGACAAAAAAACTAGTGAAGAAACTCTTTAAATATCAATCACTCATTTTATTTTTTGTACTCTGGGAGTTAATTGCCCTTTCTGGCATGATAAATGAACGACTATTCCCTTCTTTCTTGACCGTGCTAGGTGTGGCATTTGAAACGATGACGCAAGGTATGTTTTGGGATAATTTGTCTGTTACGATGTACCGGGTCATTGTTGGCTTTTTAATTGCTGCAGTAATCGGGGTTCCATTAGGGTTGATGATGAGTCGATACAATTTACTAAACTCATTAATGCAACCAATGCTTTCAATTAGCTACCCGATTCCTCGTGTTGCCTTATATCCAATCTTGGTATTTATACTTGGTATCGGATCAGGGTCTAAGATTTTGCTTATTGCATTAGAGTGCTTGTTCCCTATCGTCATTAGTACGTATTATGGTGCATTGCGAGTCAATCATCTTTATGTATGGGCAGCTCAAAATATGGGAGCCAATGATAGAAAAATGTTTTGGAAAGTGTTATTACCTGCAACGATCCCTTCGATTTTTACAGGCTTCCGAATTGCTGTACCGCTGGCATTAATCATTGCTGTCTTGACTGAAATGATTAGTTCAACGAAAGGGATGGGCTACATGCTGAGTTTTATGTCATCAACCCTCGTACAGGAGAACGTACTTGCCATTGTTTTATTAATTGGAACTGTTGGTTATTTGTTAAGTGCCTGCCTTGACTTGATCCAGCATAAATTTGTTTTTTGGAAGTGA
- a CDS encoding alpha/beta fold hydrolase — MPFVKAGELDIHYSIEGTGEPLVLLHGLGNNSRSWKKQLEGLKEHFTVIAWDAPGYGASSDPTEEFQTFGQFAQVLHDFVEALPFESIYLLGHSMGSAIAVEFCSRYPDKVKALILASSTRGSYALTAEENKKKLEQRHQMIDTLPGVEIAKRRVPNLLSPYAPADVHKEAEEIMSQVRPAGYRSVANSLFHLNPNDMVKTIQAPTLVICGELDKVTPVSESEYFHQEISNSSMSIIKKTGHLCYQEDPEGFNRLIVHFLHKKQDALESSVK, encoded by the coding sequence ATGCCATTTGTTAAAGCAGGTGAACTAGATATTCACTATTCTATAGAAGGAACCGGTGAACCGCTTGTATTATTGCATGGGCTTGGGAATAACTCACGTTCTTGGAAAAAGCAACTAGAGGGGTTAAAAGAACACTTTACTGTCATCGCCTGGGATGCACCAGGATACGGAGCGAGCTCTGATCCAACGGAGGAATTTCAAACGTTTGGTCAGTTTGCACAAGTCCTCCATGATTTCGTGGAGGCTTTGCCTTTCGAATCAATTTATTTACTTGGCCATTCTATGGGTTCTGCCATTGCAGTAGAATTTTGCTCGAGATATCCAGATAAAGTGAAGGCTCTCATCTTAGCGAGCTCTACTCGTGGAAGTTATGCATTAACTGCGGAAGAAAATAAGAAAAAGCTTGAACAACGTCACCAGATGATTGACACATTACCAGGAGTGGAAATTGCCAAAAGACGTGTTCCTAATCTACTTTCTCCCTATGCACCTGCAGATGTTCATAAAGAAGCTGAGGAGATTATGTCTCAAGTCCGACCAGCTGGGTATCGTTCTGTAGCCAACTCATTGTTTCATTTGAATCCAAATGATATGGTCAAAACCATTCAAGCACCGACGTTGGTTATTTGTGGGGAATTAGATAAAGTAACTCCTGTATCCGAGTCTGAATACTTTCATCAAGAAATTTCAAACTCTTCCATGAGTATTATAAAAAAGACAGGGCACTTGTGTTACCAGGAAGATCCAGAAGGGTTTAACCGGTTAATCGTGCATTTTTTACACAAGAAACAAGATGCCCTAGAATCAAGCGTTAAATAG
- a CDS encoding IclR family transcriptional regulator: MEKNEKDKYLSNSLVRGLEILKMFTPENPTYSLAEISQNLGVSRTVPYRFLYTLQTLGYLYQDEVTKRYGLTPKVLELGYSYLNTLQLPDIAKPYMEELRDHTKFSTHLGLLEGHEVVYVSRVPNIGVTTVTINIGSRLPAHATAMGKCLLSYLTEEQLYAKFAGVELKQFTQRTKTLPKDLLSELEEIKEKGYAISDGEFEAEIRSVAAPIVKNNQVIAAINIAAPKAELREENLESIIQEVVHCATQISKISSYSFSIT, translated from the coding sequence ATGGAAAAAAATGAAAAAGACAAATATCTATCCAATTCGTTAGTAAGAGGATTAGAAATCTTAAAAATGTTTACTCCAGAAAATCCAACGTATTCCTTAGCTGAAATATCTCAAAATTTAGGGGTGAGTCGTACTGTTCCCTATCGTTTTCTTTATACACTTCAGACTTTAGGATATTTATACCAGGATGAGGTAACAAAACGGTATGGACTAACACCGAAAGTCTTAGAACTAGGTTATTCATATTTAAACACACTACAATTGCCTGACATCGCTAAGCCGTACATGGAAGAATTAAGAGACCATACAAAGTTTTCTACCCATTTAGGGTTACTCGAAGGACATGAGGTGGTCTATGTTTCAAGGGTGCCTAATATTGGAGTGACAACGGTAACAATTAATATAGGATCGAGACTTCCTGCACATGCAACAGCTATGGGCAAATGTTTATTATCCTATTTAACAGAAGAGCAGCTTTATGCAAAATTTGCAGGCGTCGAGCTAAAACAATTCACCCAGAGAACGAAAACATTACCTAAAGATTTACTGTCTGAATTAGAAGAGATAAAAGAAAAGGGTTATGCGATTAGTGATGGGGAGTTTGAAGCTGAAATCCGTTCTGTGGCTGCTCCAATTGTTAAAAATAATCAAGTTATTGCCGCTATTAACATTGCAGCACCAAAAGCAGAATTAAGAGAAGAAAATCTTGAGAGTATCATTCAAGAAGTAGTTCATTGTGCTACACAGATCTCAAAGATTTCAAGCTATAGCTTTAGTATCACTTAA
- a CDS encoding cupin domain-containing protein, whose amino-acid sequence MAEELNIQEFEKKYVARLSERKLDWNVLAFQEEVDARYRRAQMRYIGRGATANNDSSVIQAEHFTLSTMVLPPGCIGPLHLHSDVEEVFFVLQGKITALLQQDGKDYEIQLDTRDCISCPPGIHRGVRNDGNEDALMLVMLGSPKPQLPSYPEGSELEELRIQRAKERDAIIQQADK is encoded by the coding sequence ATGGCTGAAGAACTTAACATTCAAGAATTTGAAAAGAAATATGTTGCTAGATTAAGTGAACGTAAATTAGATTGGAACGTACTGGCGTTCCAAGAGGAAGTAGATGCAAGATACCGTCGAGCGCAAATGCGTTACATTGGGCGAGGAGCTACTGCAAACAATGACTCTAGTGTCATTCAAGCTGAACATTTTACATTAAGCACAATGGTATTGCCCCCAGGTTGTATTGGACCACTCCACTTACACTCTGATGTAGAAGAAGTATTTTTCGTGTTACAAGGGAAGATCACAGCTCTTCTTCAACAGGATGGGAAGGATTACGAAATCCAACTTGATACAAGGGATTGCATTAGTTGTCCACCAGGTATTCACCGCGGAGTTCGAAATGATGGGAATGAAGATGCGTTGATGCTCGTTATGTTAGGTTCACCAAAGCCTCAATTACCAAGCTATCCTGAAGGTAGTGAGCTTGAAGAGTTACGAATTCAACGTGCGAAAGAAAGAGACGCGATTATCCAACAAGCTGATAAATAA
- a CDS encoding VOC family protein, with amino-acid sequence MLGITHLRHISLFTPNLKEQSEFYSEIWGLDKVYEDEENVYFRGAGPEHHILHLNAGEEKGLHHIAFGLVDKHAVDEAAKKLKSMGIQLVSEPGYLEEEGGGYGFRFVDPENRCIELSCWVEIHTTEWTKKKSSNPSLLNHVVLNTESIDNAVDFYTEVLGFKVTDWSEHQMCFLRCNKNHHSIAFNHEGHASVNHIAYEVDGVNEVMRGITNIKKNGYQELWGPGRHGPGDNIFCYFQDPGGFVMEYTCYLSTVEDESTWRAQVWKRVPHLMDQWGTAGPPRPEARAAMGGKPDLGWFNRKTIKTK; translated from the coding sequence ATGTTAGGTATCACACACTTACGCCACATCAGTTTATTTACACCGAACTTAAAAGAACAATCCGAGTTTTATTCAGAAATTTGGGGTCTTGATAAGGTGTATGAGGATGAAGAAAATGTCTACTTTCGCGGTGCAGGTCCAGAACATCATATATTGCATTTAAATGCTGGAGAAGAGAAAGGACTTCATCATATAGCGTTTGGATTAGTTGATAAGCATGCTGTTGATGAAGCAGCGAAAAAATTAAAAAGTATGGGGATTCAGCTTGTTTCAGAACCAGGTTATTTAGAAGAAGAAGGTGGTGGCTACGGTTTCCGCTTTGTTGACCCAGAGAATCGTTGCATTGAATTATCTTGTTGGGTTGAAATTCATACAACCGAATGGACTAAAAAGAAATCATCAAATCCAAGTTTATTAAACCATGTAGTACTCAACACAGAATCGATAGACAATGCAGTCGACTTTTATACAGAGGTTCTTGGCTTTAAAGTGACAGATTGGAGTGAGCACCAAATGTGCTTCTTACGTTGTAATAAAAATCACCACTCCATTGCGTTTAACCATGAAGGACACGCTTCAGTAAATCACATTGCCTATGAAGTTGATGGCGTCAATGAAGTAATGAGAGGCATTACAAATATAAAAAAGAATGGCTACCAAGAACTATGGGGACCAGGAAGACATGGACCTGGTGATAATATCTTCTGTTACTTCCAGGACCCAGGTGGATTTGTAATGGAATATACATGTTATCTATCAACAGTTGAGGATGAATCAACTTGGAGGGCTCAAGTATGGAAGAGAGTACCACATTTAATGGACCAATGGGGGACAGCCGGACCACCTAGACCAGAAGCACGTGCAGCTATGGGAGGAAAACCGGATCTAGGTTGGTTTAACCGAAAAACAATTAAAACGAAATGA
- a CDS encoding SDR family oxidoreductase: protein MELGLKSKVAVIMGGSSGIGLKTAEMFLQEGANVAICGRNEARLEYAVRQLTEHGPEEKIFAQSCDVTAQAEVEAFIEATAEKFGGIDILVNSAGKSIMGHFFDITKEQWDEQINLKYFAIINAVKAVYPYMKQKGSGKIININATLSKEPETHMVATAATRAGLLNLSKSLSREFAKDNILVNSISLGLIKTDQWERRRKESSPDVPVEEYYADLAKKRNIPLGRVGEAEEVASAILFLGSDKASYITGTTIEVAGGIGKTL, encoded by the coding sequence ATGGAGCTAGGATTAAAATCAAAAGTTGCTGTGATAATGGGTGGTTCTTCAGGAATTGGTCTAAAAACAGCCGAAATGTTTTTACAGGAAGGCGCAAATGTAGCGATATGTGGCCGAAATGAAGCAAGGCTAGAATATGCAGTACGTCAGCTAACGGAACATGGACCAGAGGAAAAAATATTTGCACAATCGTGTGATGTGACCGCTCAGGCTGAAGTTGAAGCATTTATAGAAGCAACAGCTGAAAAGTTTGGCGGAATCGATATCTTAGTGAACTCAGCAGGGAAAAGCATTATGGGACACTTTTTTGATATCACAAAAGAGCAGTGGGATGAGCAAATCAATTTAAAATATTTCGCGATTATTAATGCCGTAAAAGCAGTGTATCCATACATGAAGCAAAAAGGCAGCGGAAAAATTATCAACATAAATGCAACCCTTTCAAAGGAACCAGAAACACATATGGTCGCAACAGCCGCAACGAGAGCTGGCTTACTAAACTTAAGTAAATCACTTTCACGTGAATTTGCTAAAGATAATATTCTCGTCAATTCTATTAGTCTAGGATTAATTAAAACGGACCAATGGGAACGAAGAAGAAAAGAGTCAAGTCCTGATGTACCAGTGGAAGAGTATTATGCGGATCTAGCAAAAAAACGTAATATCCCTCTTGGAAGAGTAGGAGAAGCAGAAGAAGTCGCAAGTGCTATTCTGTTTTTAGGTTCAGATAAAGCTAGTTATATTACAGGCACAACGATAGAAGTAGCTGGTGGAATAGGAAAAACGCTGTGA